A genomic stretch from Malus domestica chromosome 15, GDT2T_hap1 includes:
- the LOC103454241 gene encoding zinc finger CCCH domain-containing protein 38 isoform X1 → MNRSSRKRSSKWDLVDEPQFEDANMQDNGWMGKAGRTFRPKESGHDWPSPETNDLQRPKHDLDLASREPLPGSRGSHKHGSMNKRCNRYIDDSMVWDGDENCSTRMSPGFDDWREHRSQSPKSGWKRSLRGRSRSRSRSRSRSKSQSWSRSPDRGYRRESLFLDRNRGRPGISAQLCKDYMTGRCRRASDCQFLHEGNSKYDDSWESRHRKRGALRYASPPETTEYYPLKSERYSVYCSDFVKGKCRKGASCKFNHHRPSDGFSKDSTIDNTRERENERRNRDTSTERGAERVPHRSGDIPCKFFAAGNCRNKKYCRFSHHIQAYVSPERKSKDGRWGPGHSLNDAGPAWNGPKWSDTVTLSDAPMLTVDNRNIGVPEVRSSAWSVDDNRWGCDQNDENKNCADRNVSHDAAERNEKDANLWKEDNVGARVDLPKSRDTEKWLGDMSPDWNYTVQSSNHVGKQEHGCITRGSEPSTRVHGAASIIEPEIAERSDFLQNKDLRGDGVISLPYDNRNAIEEPSSFRNNLSVTANIVGCQSFDNSGQSSSAFPFSGLSTIGQSQTLIPGRGIVKSPHDTLSPEGKSVNKLDIGDAKTSLVDGIPQVPSLVGGKELKQLTNLSASLAQLLGNRQQLPQIYAALNSHNAVSTPPLLPKSKGSFEQLLGATSQPDPAMLSHKPYDPICDSIEHRINNNQMCLLPNSAGNTSVDGKVEKLSNVVSPSSLPSGANTNNYHQTNNPVQEPTHENHQLSQLERGAKPVVVKGNGELGAEEIKSDQEENNSPVNGPMEVTEKDGADGGKKLKEVKGSRAFKFALVENVKELLKPSWKEGQVSKDAYKTIVKKVVDKVTSTMQGANIPQTQEKIDHYLSFSKPKLTKLVQVMFSFYSFSRFSPFTHHAYVEKMHKA, encoded by the exons ATGAATAGAAGCAGCCGAAAGCGGTCTTCTAAATGGGATTTGGTGGACGAGCCTCAGTTTGAAGATGCAAATATGCAGGACAACGGTTGGATGGGAAAGGCAGGTAGGACATTTCGTCCTAAGGAATCTGGACATGACTGGCCTTCTCCAGAGACAAATGATCTGCAGAGACCTAAGCATGATTTGGATTTGGCTTCCAGGGAACCTTTGCCCGGAAGCAGAGGTTCACATAAGCATGGGAGTATGAATAAGAGATGCAATAGATACATTGATGACTCTATGGTGTGGGATGGAGATGAAAATTGCAGCACAAGGATGTCTCCTGGTTTTGATGACTGGAGAGAACATCGTAGTCAGTCCCCAAAAAGTGGTTGGAAAAGGTCACTGAG AGGTAGGAGTAGAAGTAGAAGTAGGAGCAGGAGCAGGAGTAAGAGCCAGAGCTGGAGCAGGAGCCCTGATCGTGGCTATAGGCGGGAATCACTTTTCCTTGACAGAAATAGAGGCAGGCCAGGCATTTCAGCTCAATTGTGCAAAGATTATATGACTGGGAGATGCAGGAGAGCTAGTGATTGCCAATTTCTTCATGAGGGTAATTCCAAGTATGATGATAGCTGGGAAAGTCGACACAGGAAACGTGGTGCTTTGAGATATGCTAGTCCTCCTGAAACTACCGAGTACTACCCATTAAAAAGTGAAAGATATTCTGTGTATTGTAGTGATTTTGTAAAGGGGAAGTGCCGCAAGGGTGCCTCTTGCAAGTTCAATCACCATCGTCCTTCTGATGGATTCAGCAAAGATTCTACAATTGATAATACGAGAGAAAGGGAAAATGAAAGAAGGAACAGAGATACTTCTACAGAGCGAGGTGCTGAGCGTGTACCACACAGAAGTGGCGATATTCCTTGCAAATTTTTTGCTGCGGGAAATTGTCGTAATAAAAAGTATTGTCGGTTTTCTCATCATATTCAAGCTTATGTAAGTCCTGAAAGAAAGTCAAAGGATGGCCGGTGGGGCCCGGGTCACAGTTTAAATGATGCAGGCCCAGCATGGAATGGTCCAAAATGGAGTGATACCGTGACTCTGTCAGATGCCCCAATGTTGACTGTAGATAACAGAAATATTGGTGTTCCAGAGGTACGGTCTAGTGCTTGGTCTGTGGATGATAATAGATGGGGTTGCGATCAGAACGATGAGAACAAAAATTGTGCTGACCGCAATGTTAGTCATGATGCAGCTGAGAGGAATGAGAAGGATGCAAATCTGTGGAAGGAAGATAATGTGGGTGCTCGTGTGGATCTTCCCAAATCAAGAGATACTGAAAAATGGCTTGGTGACATGTCTCCTGATTGGAATTACACGGTGCAATCCTCCAACCATGTTGGGAAACAAGAGCATGGTTGCATTACGCGAGGTTCAGAACCTTCAACTCGGGTACATGGTGCTGCTTCAATTATTGAACCAGAGATAGCTGAAAGATCTGATTTTCTGCAGAACAAGGATCTGAGGGGAGATGGAGTTATTTCCTTGCCATATGACAATAGGAATGCCATTGAAGAACCTTCTAGTTTTCGTAATAACCTAAGTGTTACTGCAAATATTGTGGGCTGCCAAAGTTTTGACAACAGTGGCCAGAGTTCAAGTGCTTTTCCTTTTTCAGGATTGAGCACAATTGGGCAAAGTCAAACACTAATCCCAGGCAGAGGAATTGTAAAAAGTCCGCATGATACACTGTCCCCAGAGGGTAAATCTGTGAACAAATTAGATATAGGTGATGCAAAAACTTCACTAGTTGATGGAATTCCTCAAGTTCCAAGTTTGGTAGGTGGTAAAGAACTTAAGCAACTTACCAATCTTTCAGCCTCTCTGGCTCAGTTACTTGGAAATCGGCAGCAACTTCCACAGATTTATGCTGCTTTAAATTCTCATAATGCGGTGAGCACCCCACCTCTCCTTCCCAAATCCAAAGGATCTTTTGAGCAGCTTTTGGGAGCAACTTCTCAGCCTGATCCAGCCATGTTATCTCATAAGCCGTATGATCCTATATGTGATAGCATAGAACATAGAATTAATAACAATCAAATGTGCCTTTTGCCAAATAGTGCTGGAAACACAAGTGTTGATGGAAAAGTAGAGAAACTGTCAAATGTTGTATCTCCATCTTCTTTACCTAGCGGAGCAAATACAAACAATTATCATCAGACTAATAATCCAGTACAAGAACCTACACATGAGAATCACCAGTTAAGTCAGCTGGAGCGTGGTGCAAAACCTGTGGTTGTCAAGGGAAATGGTGAACTTGGGGCCGAGGAAATCAAGAGCGATCAGGAAGAAAATAATTCCCCAGTTAATGGTCCCATGGAGGTCACAGAAAAAGATGGTGCTGACGGGGGCAAGAAACTCAAGGAAGTGAAGGGGAGTCGTGCATTCAAATTTGCACTTGTGGAAAACGTTAAGGAGCTTTTAAAACCCTCATGGAAAGAAGGTCAAGTCAGCAAAGATGCTTACAAAACTATAGTGAAGAAGGTGGTTGATAAAGTGACCAGTACCATGCAGGGGGCTAATATTCCCCAGACCCAAGAGAAGATTGATCATTATCTATCATTTTCAAAACCAAAGCTTACTAAACTTGTACAG GTCATGTTTTCCTTCTATTCCTTCTCTAGGTTCTCTCCATTTACCCACCAT GCATATGTAGAAAAAATGCACAAGGCCTAA
- the LOC103454241 gene encoding zinc finger CCCH domain-containing protein 38 isoform X2, translating into MNRSSRKRSSKWDLVDEPQFEDANMQDNGWMGKAGRTFRPKESGHDWPSPETNDLQRPKHDLDLASREPLPGSRGSHKHGSMNKRCNRYIDDSMVWDGDENCSTRMSPGFDDWREHRSQSPKSGWKRSLRGRSRSRSRSRSRSKSQSWSRSPDRGYRRESLFLDRNRGRPGISAQLCKDYMTGRCRRASDCQFLHEGNSKYDDSWESRHRKRGALRYASPPETTEYYPLKSERYSVYCSDFVKGKCRKGASCKFNHHRPSDGFSKDSTIDNTRERENERRNRDTSTERGAERVPHRSGDIPCKFFAAGNCRNKKYCRFSHHIQAYVSPERKSKDGRWGPGHSLNDAGPAWNGPKWSDTVTLSDAPMLTVDNRNIGVPEVRSSAWSVDDNRWGCDQNDENKNCADRNVSHDAAERNEKDANLWKEDNVGARVDLPKSRDTEKWLGDMSPDWNYTVQSSNHVGKQEHGCITRGSEPSTRVHGAASIIEPEIAERSDFLQNKDLRGDGVISLPYDNRNAIEEPSSFRNNLSVTANIVGCQSFDNSGQSSSAFPFSGLSTIGQSQTLIPGRGIVKSPHDTLSPEGKSVNKLDIGDAKTSLVDGIPQVPSLVGGKELKQLTNLSASLAQLLGNRQQLPQIYAALNSHNAVSTPPLLPKSKGSFEQLLGATSQPDPAMLSHKPYDPICDSIEHRINNNQMCLLPNSAGNTSVDGKVEKLSNVVSPSSLPSGANTNNYHQTNNPVQEPTHENHQLSQLERGAKPVVVKGNGELGAEEIKSDQEENNSPVNGPMEVTEKDGADGGKKLKEVKGSRAFKFALVENVKELLKPSWKEGQVSKDAYKTIVKKVVDKVTSTMQGANIPQTQEKIDHYLSFSKPKLTKLVQAYVEKMHKA; encoded by the exons ATGAATAGAAGCAGCCGAAAGCGGTCTTCTAAATGGGATTTGGTGGACGAGCCTCAGTTTGAAGATGCAAATATGCAGGACAACGGTTGGATGGGAAAGGCAGGTAGGACATTTCGTCCTAAGGAATCTGGACATGACTGGCCTTCTCCAGAGACAAATGATCTGCAGAGACCTAAGCATGATTTGGATTTGGCTTCCAGGGAACCTTTGCCCGGAAGCAGAGGTTCACATAAGCATGGGAGTATGAATAAGAGATGCAATAGATACATTGATGACTCTATGGTGTGGGATGGAGATGAAAATTGCAGCACAAGGATGTCTCCTGGTTTTGATGACTGGAGAGAACATCGTAGTCAGTCCCCAAAAAGTGGTTGGAAAAGGTCACTGAG AGGTAGGAGTAGAAGTAGAAGTAGGAGCAGGAGCAGGAGTAAGAGCCAGAGCTGGAGCAGGAGCCCTGATCGTGGCTATAGGCGGGAATCACTTTTCCTTGACAGAAATAGAGGCAGGCCAGGCATTTCAGCTCAATTGTGCAAAGATTATATGACTGGGAGATGCAGGAGAGCTAGTGATTGCCAATTTCTTCATGAGGGTAATTCCAAGTATGATGATAGCTGGGAAAGTCGACACAGGAAACGTGGTGCTTTGAGATATGCTAGTCCTCCTGAAACTACCGAGTACTACCCATTAAAAAGTGAAAGATATTCTGTGTATTGTAGTGATTTTGTAAAGGGGAAGTGCCGCAAGGGTGCCTCTTGCAAGTTCAATCACCATCGTCCTTCTGATGGATTCAGCAAAGATTCTACAATTGATAATACGAGAGAAAGGGAAAATGAAAGAAGGAACAGAGATACTTCTACAGAGCGAGGTGCTGAGCGTGTACCACACAGAAGTGGCGATATTCCTTGCAAATTTTTTGCTGCGGGAAATTGTCGTAATAAAAAGTATTGTCGGTTTTCTCATCATATTCAAGCTTATGTAAGTCCTGAAAGAAAGTCAAAGGATGGCCGGTGGGGCCCGGGTCACAGTTTAAATGATGCAGGCCCAGCATGGAATGGTCCAAAATGGAGTGATACCGTGACTCTGTCAGATGCCCCAATGTTGACTGTAGATAACAGAAATATTGGTGTTCCAGAGGTACGGTCTAGTGCTTGGTCTGTGGATGATAATAGATGGGGTTGCGATCAGAACGATGAGAACAAAAATTGTGCTGACCGCAATGTTAGTCATGATGCAGCTGAGAGGAATGAGAAGGATGCAAATCTGTGGAAGGAAGATAATGTGGGTGCTCGTGTGGATCTTCCCAAATCAAGAGATACTGAAAAATGGCTTGGTGACATGTCTCCTGATTGGAATTACACGGTGCAATCCTCCAACCATGTTGGGAAACAAGAGCATGGTTGCATTACGCGAGGTTCAGAACCTTCAACTCGGGTACATGGTGCTGCTTCAATTATTGAACCAGAGATAGCTGAAAGATCTGATTTTCTGCAGAACAAGGATCTGAGGGGAGATGGAGTTATTTCCTTGCCATATGACAATAGGAATGCCATTGAAGAACCTTCTAGTTTTCGTAATAACCTAAGTGTTACTGCAAATATTGTGGGCTGCCAAAGTTTTGACAACAGTGGCCAGAGTTCAAGTGCTTTTCCTTTTTCAGGATTGAGCACAATTGGGCAAAGTCAAACACTAATCCCAGGCAGAGGAATTGTAAAAAGTCCGCATGATACACTGTCCCCAGAGGGTAAATCTGTGAACAAATTAGATATAGGTGATGCAAAAACTTCACTAGTTGATGGAATTCCTCAAGTTCCAAGTTTGGTAGGTGGTAAAGAACTTAAGCAACTTACCAATCTTTCAGCCTCTCTGGCTCAGTTACTTGGAAATCGGCAGCAACTTCCACAGATTTATGCTGCTTTAAATTCTCATAATGCGGTGAGCACCCCACCTCTCCTTCCCAAATCCAAAGGATCTTTTGAGCAGCTTTTGGGAGCAACTTCTCAGCCTGATCCAGCCATGTTATCTCATAAGCCGTATGATCCTATATGTGATAGCATAGAACATAGAATTAATAACAATCAAATGTGCCTTTTGCCAAATAGTGCTGGAAACACAAGTGTTGATGGAAAAGTAGAGAAACTGTCAAATGTTGTATCTCCATCTTCTTTACCTAGCGGAGCAAATACAAACAATTATCATCAGACTAATAATCCAGTACAAGAACCTACACATGAGAATCACCAGTTAAGTCAGCTGGAGCGTGGTGCAAAACCTGTGGTTGTCAAGGGAAATGGTGAACTTGGGGCCGAGGAAATCAAGAGCGATCAGGAAGAAAATAATTCCCCAGTTAATGGTCCCATGGAGGTCACAGAAAAAGATGGTGCTGACGGGGGCAAGAAACTCAAGGAAGTGAAGGGGAGTCGTGCATTCAAATTTGCACTTGTGGAAAACGTTAAGGAGCTTTTAAAACCCTCATGGAAAGAAGGTCAAGTCAGCAAAGATGCTTACAAAACTATAGTGAAGAAGGTGGTTGATAAAGTGACCAGTACCATGCAGGGGGCTAATATTCCCCAGACCCAAGAGAAGATTGATCATTATCTATCATTTTCAAAACCAAAGCTTACTAAACTTGTACAG GCATATGTAGAAAAAATGCACAAGGCCTAA